Proteins co-encoded in one Diprion similis isolate iyDipSimi1 chromosome 13, iyDipSimi1.1, whole genome shotgun sequence genomic window:
- the LOC124413955 gene encoding G protein-coupled receptor kinase 2, with the protein MELENIVANTVYLKAREGGGDSNKGKSKKWRKILQFPHISQCIGFKNTLDIKYSYVVDQQPIGRLLFRQFCQNKKPSYHRYNLFLDEIEKYEIEMDENRSEVGKELFEHYLKHEASDVVDVLNDALITQCEERLSLGNRELFDEISQKVKDFLAGEPFSAFLTSFYFYRYLQWKWLENQPVTYKTFRMYRVLGKGGFGEVCACQVRATGKMYACKKLEKKRIKKRKGEAMVLIEKNILQKINSKFVVSLAYAYETKDALCLVLTIMNGGDLKFHIYNMGGDPGFDVNRARFYAAEVVCGLDHLHLQGIVYRDCKPENILLDDHGHVRISDLGLAVEIMEGDMVKGRVGTVGYMAPEVIDNEKYTYSPDWFSFGCLLYEMIEGQAPFRARKEKVKREEVDRRVKEDQEKYSHKFTEEAKSLCQQLLKKNPKARLGSKCGRHGSREVKLHNFFQCLNWKRVEAGMWEPPFVPDPHAVYAKDVLDIEQFSTVKGVNLDATDDTFYSKFNTGSVSIPWQNEMIETECFKELNVLGPDNTPTPDLLINHSPPSNENRGCFPFRRKKKQSARTREIPVSECYLLELSQSQSSEMPAS; encoded by the exons ACATCAAGTACAGCTACGTGGTGGATCAGCAGCCGATCGGAAGGCTGTTGTTTCGTCAGTTCTGTCAGAACAAGAAGCCCTCGTACCATCGTTACAATCTGTTCTTGGACGAAATCGAAAAGTACGAGATAGAGATGGACGAGAATCGATCGGAGGTTGGAAAAGAGCTGTTCGAGCACTACCTGAAGCACGAGGCTTCGGATGTCGTGGACGTGCTGAACGACGCGCTGATAACGCAATGCGAGGAGCGTCTGAGCCTCGGAAACAGGGAACTCTTCGACGAGATATCGCAGAAAGTGAAGGACTTCCTGGCTGGAGAACCATTCTCCGCGTTCCTGACTAGCTTCTACTTCTATCGTTACCTCCAGTGGAAGTGGCTCGAGAACCAGCCGGTCACTTACAAGACCTTCCGGATGTACCGAGTCCTGGGTAAGGGTGGTTTTGGCGAGGTCTGCGCCTGCCAAGTACGAGCTACGGGCAAGATGTACGCGTGCAAGAAACTCGAGAAGAAACGCATCAAGAAACGGAAGGGCGAAGCGATGGTACTTATCGAGAAGAACATTCTGCAGAAGATAAACTCCAAGTTTGTTGTGTCACTGGCTTACGCCTACGAGACCAAGGACGCTCTCTGCCTCGTCCTGACCATCATGAACGGCGGGGACTTGAAGTTTCACATCTACAACATGGGTGGCGATCCTGGCTTCGATGTGAACCGGGCTAGGTTCTACGCGGCGGAAGTTGTCTGCGGTCTCGATCACCTTCACCTTCAGGGTATCGTCTACCGCGATTGCAAGCCCGAGAATATACTCCTCGACGACCACGGGCACGTCAGGATTTCCGACCTTGGACTCGCGGTGGAAATCATGGAGGGTGATATGGTCAAGGGTAGGGTGGGAACTGTTGGCTACATGGCGCCGGAAGTCATCGACAACGAGAAGTACACCTACTCGCCGGACTGGTTCAGCTTCGGATGTCTTCTCTATGAGATGATAGAGGGACAGGCGCCATTCAGGGCCCGGAAGGAGAAGGTCAAACGCGAGGAGGTCGACCGCAGGGTCAAGGAGGACCAGGAGAAGTATTCTCACAAGTTTACTGAGGAGGCGAAAAGCCTCTGTCAGCAGTTGCTGAAGAAGAATCCCAAGGCGCGACTTGGATCGAAATGCGGAAGGCATGGATCCAGAGAGGTTAAACTTCATAACTTCTTCCAGTGTCTTAATTGGAAGAGGGTTGAAGCTGGGATGTGGGAACCGCCTTTCGTGCCTGAC CCGCATGCCGTTTACGCTAAGGACGTTCTGGACATCGAGCAATTCTCCACTGTCAAGGGTGTCAACTTGGACGCAACCGACGACACTTTTTACAGCAAGTTTAACACCGGGAGCGTCTCCATTCCGTGGCAGAATGAG ATGATAGAGACCGAGTGTTTCAAGGAGTTGAATGTCCTGGGACCAGACAACACCCCGACTCCGGATCTCCTCATCAACCATTCGCCACCTAGCAACGAGAACAGAGGATGCTTTCCATTTCGAAGAAAG AAGAAGCAGAGCGCCAGGACCCGTGAGATACCCGTCTCCGAGTGTTATCTTCTCGAGCTATCGCAGAGTCAGAGCTCGGAGATGCCGGCCAGCTGA